In the Arachis ipaensis cultivar K30076 chromosome B10, Araip1.1, whole genome shotgun sequence genome, one interval contains:
- the LOC107622196 gene encoding F-box/FBD/LRR-repeat protein At5g53840-like, which translates to MDRISYLPDTILCDILSYLPTKQAVSTSILGRRWRHVWENLQVLDIDDRSFWSSGEASFDSFVNAILALRNADSYPIEKFRLTCEKFEEDAISTWLNAVIGPRLQELDLSLKVNVMFGINLPKAIFTCTSLKSLVLQGDISLYYGPEFPDVYLPSLKNLELNISRVDNKFLSGCPVLENLKLILQGYVYIPTIQMPQTLKSLTFEDYSIVCDEINHRVIDTPSLEYLHVKIVTPVFSELQISVSHFPNMVEAHVDIREEHKLDEHVCWVPMLLQALRETKLLALKPYTTRCLFSAPAFKFPEFHRLLNLELDIPFFNTNFLLNFLHSCHVLEALVIRIWEEVYVRTMDYNGPTPPTMVPSCVTSHLKSFEFREYQNAADEYEFVAYLLQAGLVLKTVTIHLKSGFDRETKYNIVRGLSVIPRGSTICQLNFH; encoded by the exons ATGGATAGGATCAGTTACTTACCGGACACTATTCTTTGCGACATTCTCTCATACCTCCCAACAAAACAAGCTGTATCCACCAGCATCCTCGGTCGCAGGTGGCGCCATGTTTGGGAGAATCTCCAAGTCCTTGACATAGATGATAGATCCTTTTGGTCCTCTGGGGAAGCCAGCTTTGATTCTTTTGTCAATGCTATTCTAGCTCTGCGCAATGCAGATTCGTATCCCATCGAAAAGTTCCGCCTCACTTGCGAAAAATTTGAAGAGGATGCCATCTCAACATGGCTTAATGCCGTCATTGGGCCCCGTCTTCAGGAACTAGATCTCAGCCTTAAAGTAAATGTAATGTTTGGAATCAACTTGCCTAAAGCCATATTCACGTGTACATCACTTAAGTCCCTTGTTTTGCAAGGTGATATTTCATTGTATTATGGTCCAGAGTTTCCAGATGTATATCTGCCATCCCTCAAGAACCTAGAGTTGAATATTTCCCGTGTGGACAACAAGTTTTTATCTGGCTGTCCTGTTCTTGAAAATCTTAAGCTCATTCTACAAGGTTATGTTTATATACCTACAATTCAGATGCCCCAGACATTGAAGAGTTTAACCTTTGAAGATTACTCTATCGTGTGTGATGAGATTAACCATCGTGTGATAGACACACCATCTCTTGAATACCTCCATGTGAAAATAGTGACGCCGGTGTTTTCTGAGCTACAGATTTCGGTTAGCCATTTTCCCAACATGGTGGAGGCACATGTTGATATTCGTGAAGAACACAAACTTGATGAACATGTCTGTTGGGTGCCCATGCTTCTCCAGGCACTTCGTGAAACAAAGTTGTTGGCACTGAAACCTTACACAACACGG TGCTTATTTAGTGCTCCAGCTTTCAAGTTTCCAGAATTTCACCGTTTGCTCAATCTAGAGCTTGATATTCCATTTTTCAACACAAACTTCCTGCTAAACTTCCTTCACAGCTGTCATGTACTTGAAGCTCTCGTAATTCGTATTTGGGAG GAAGTCTATGTCCGCACCATGGACTATAATGGACCAACACCACCAACCATGGTTCCCAGTTGTGTGACATCACATCTCAAGAGTTTTGAGTTTAGAGAATATCAAAATGCTGCAGATGAATATGAATTTGTTGCATATCTTTTACAAGCAGGACTTGTTTTGAAGACAGTGACAATTCATCTTAAATCTGGTTTTGACCGAGAGACAAAGTACAATATTGTCAGGGGTTTATCTGTTATACCGAGGGGCTCTACAATATGTCAGCTAAATTTTCATTGA
- the LOC107622194 gene encoding allantoinase (The sequence of the model RefSeq protein was modified relative to this genomic sequence to represent the inferred CDS: added 37 bases not found in genome assembly), protein MDNFVWRVLPLFALLVAFVTFFYLQDSYKAQFSPFIKLPVDDDNECSLLPFRHYWISSKRILTPQGFISGSVEINEGKIVSVVEGYGKQGNSRQEEVIDYGEAVVMPGLIDVHVHLDEPGRTEWEGFVTGTRAAAAGGVTTVVDMPLNNHPTTVSKETLELKLEAANKKLHVDAGFWGGLVPENALNTSILDGLLSAGVLGVKSFMCPSGINDFPMTTIDHIKEGLPVLAKYKRPLIVHAEIQLDSESHSELKDNRDPRVYLTYLNTRPPSWEQAAIKELVGVTKDTIVGGPLEGAHVHIVHLSDSSLSLDMIKEAKRRGDSISVETCSHYLAFSSEEIPDGDTRFKCSPPIRDAHNREKLREAVLEGHIDFLTSDHSPTVPELKLLEEGDFLRAWGGISGLQFDLPVTWSYGKKYGLTLEQLSLLWSKKPAAFAGIESKGTIAVGYHADIVVWQPEVEFDVNENYPIFLKHPSLSAYMGTRLSGKVLDTFVRGNLVFKEGKHASAACGVPILAK, encoded by the exons ATGGATAATTTTGTGTGGAGAGTGTTACCCCTTTTTGCACTGCTTGTTGCCTTCGTTACATTCTTCTACTTGCAGGATTCCTACAAGGCTCAATTTTCTCCTTTTATAAAG TTACcagttgatgatgataatgagtgCAGCCTTCTTCCCTTTCGACACTATTGGATATCCAGCAAGCGCATTCTGACCCCACAAGGCTTCATTTCTGGCTCAG TGGAGATAAATGAAGGGAAGATTGTATCTGTTGTTGAAGGATATGGTAAGCAGGGGAATTCTAGGCAAGAAGAGGTTATTGATTATGGAGAGGCTGTTGTCATGCCCGGCTTGATCGATGT GCATGTACATCTTGATGAACCTGGGAGAACTGAATGGGAGGGATTTGTTACTGGTACTAGAGCTGCTGCTGCTG GTGGCGTGACAACAGTGGTTGACATGCCTCTAAACAATCACCCTACAACTGTGTCTAAGGAAACGCTAGAACTTAAG CTTGAAGCTGCAAATAAGAAACTCCATGTTGATGCGG GGTTTTGGGGAGGCCTGGTCCCTGAAAATGCACTTAATACCAGTATTCTTGATGGCCTCTTAAGTGCTGGTGTTCTTGGTGTAAAG TCTTTTATGTGTCCTTCAGGAATTAATGACTTTCCTATGACTACTATTGATCACATCAAG GAGGGACTACCTGTGTTGGCAAAATATAAAAGACCTTTAATTGTGCATGCTGAGATTCAACTAGATTCCGAAAGTCATTCGGAACTCAAAGATAATAGAGACCCTCGAGTTTATTTGACCTATCTCAACACTAGGCCCCCTTCATG GGAGCAGGCTGCTATTAAAGAACTTGTGGGTGTTACGAAGGACACTATAGTCGGAGGTCCTTTAGAAGGAGCGCATGTTCACATTGTCCA GAAGCAAAACGTCGAGGTGACAGCATAAGTGTTGAGACATGCTCCCATTACTTAGCTTTTTCATCTGAAGAGATACCGGATGGAGATACTCGTTTTAAGTGTTCCCCACCCATTCGAGATGCACACAACAGAGAGAAACTGCGGGAGGCTGTACTG GAAGGGCACATTGATTTTTTGACTTCTGATCATTCACCTACTGTGCCAGAACTCAAGCTTCTTGAGGAGGGTGACTTCTTGAGGGCTTGGGGTGGCATTTCAGGTTTGCAG TTTGATCTTCCAGTGACATGGTCATATGGAAAGAAATATGGATTGACTCTGGAGCAATTATCGTTATTGTGGAGCAAGAAACCCGCAGCATTTGCAGGAATAGAATCAAAG GGAACCATTGCAGTTGGATACCATGCAGACATTGTAGTGTGGCAACCAGAGGTGGAGTTTGATGTGAACGAAAATTATCCCATTTTCCTTAAACATCCT AGCCTCTCTGCTTATATGGGAACACGGTTATCCGGAAAAGTTTTGGACACTTTTGTTAGAGGAAACCTTGTATTTAAGGAGGGGAAGCATGCTTCTGCAGCCTGCGGTGTTCCAATTCTAGCCAAATGA